From the Pseudarthrobacter sp. MM222 genome, one window contains:
- a CDS encoding CU044_5270 family protein: protein MASAAAAFLVGVIVAADVILPDRPGATAEAAEVLNKAAGAAIRTSDPVVGPDQYLKIDTASVYGSSAVGADGSQLSWLEKTGGQVYVPADREGEWVWNREDRVPLESSSEAAKAAAAQIRKLQAASRPPEGQPPLVGILRAPRGAFYGNEQTVIRGTPLKEASSLPGDPRALLDIIYERTKDSGKSPEIEAFVTIADGLRSGVITADMRAALYKAAALITGVTVVDKQATVDERTGIAIGIPSPDGGSRQEIIIDPTSGLVIGERAVLQRDYPDAPAGTVVSWTSVRTSVVDSAP, encoded by the coding sequence ATGGCCTCGGCGGCTGCAGCGTTCCTCGTGGGCGTCATCGTGGCGGCCGATGTCATCCTGCCCGACCGTCCGGGAGCAACTGCCGAAGCCGCAGAGGTCCTGAACAAAGCAGCCGGGGCAGCCATCCGGACCTCCGACCCGGTGGTGGGGCCCGACCAGTATCTGAAGATCGACACGGCGTCCGTCTACGGCTCAAGCGCAGTAGGCGCCGATGGAAGCCAGTTGTCCTGGCTGGAGAAAACCGGTGGCCAGGTCTACGTGCCCGCGGACAGGGAAGGGGAGTGGGTCTGGAACCGCGAAGACCGCGTCCCCCTTGAGTCCTCCAGTGAAGCCGCCAAGGCCGCCGCCGCCCAGATACGGAAACTGCAGGCAGCATCACGACCGCCGGAAGGCCAGCCCCCGCTGGTGGGCATTCTGCGCGCCCCAAGGGGCGCTTTCTACGGGAACGAGCAAACAGTCATTAGGGGCACGCCCCTCAAGGAAGCCAGCAGTCTGCCAGGAGATCCGCGGGCTCTGCTGGACATCATCTACGAGCGGACGAAGGATTCCGGGAAGTCCCCCGAAATTGAAGCATTCGTGACGATCGCGGATGGCCTGCGGAGCGGTGTCATCACGGCCGATATGCGTGCTGCCCTGTACAAGGCCGCCGCTCTCATCACCGGCGTCACAGTTGTGGACAAGCAGGCAACAGTCGACGAACGGACGGGCATCGCCATCGGCATCCCGTCGCCGGATGGAGGATCCCGGCAGGAGATCATCATTGATCCCACGTCGGGGCTGGTGATTGGGGAACGGGCGGTCCTGCAGCGGGATTACCCGGATGCCCCTGCCGGAACTGTGGTGTCGTGGACGTCCGTGCGGACGTCGGTGGTGGACTCCGCGCCCTAA